One window from the genome of Pseudonocardia hierapolitana encodes:
- a CDS encoding MFS transporter, with product MPESTSGPSAVTRRRRAVLSAWAGFAVDSYSIYIASSVLLPALVYFQGDMSAETKSIFAGMTLAATLLGRPLGGLIFGHFADRIGRRRIGAVTIYGFGTISLLIACLPGAELIGAIPATTLLLVLRFVEGIFLGGEYTAATPMALEYAPPHRRGLIGALIQCAASGGPLLVAVAMALTLLVAPSGGLDSPYVQWGWRLPFVLGFVLSFLVAWFLRRRVDESEIQKQAVAEAGEQVESPVRMILRGRPGRAFIQAWVTMTGLFFIVTVTTSVLNQFLLQNEGYTPADLANTQLVIPVCMASYIFFGWLSDHIGRKPALYIGGALQLTLYPVVITLVGSGSVRGWWNLTLLAVAAHCLTVAPFGVLPAYINERFATIVRSTGWGVAYGTAVIIPSFFSYYMIWLSALVPFVHTAGILAAFGAILILVATMCGPETRGIDLRRAGEDAHRVDVTPPVGVIPAPSLTPAKEQG from the coding sequence ATGCCCGAGAGCACTTCCGGCCCGAGCGCGGTCACGCGGCGACGGCGGGCGGTTCTGAGCGCCTGGGCCGGTTTCGCCGTCGACTCGTACTCGATCTACATCGCGTCGTCGGTGCTGTTGCCGGCGCTCGTCTACTTCCAGGGCGACATGTCCGCGGAGACCAAGTCGATCTTCGCGGGCATGACGCTCGCCGCGACCCTGCTCGGGCGCCCGCTCGGTGGCCTGATCTTCGGGCACTTCGCGGACAGGATCGGGCGCCGCCGCATCGGCGCCGTCACGATCTACGGGTTCGGGACCATCTCGCTGCTCATCGCCTGCCTGCCGGGCGCGGAGCTGATCGGCGCGATCCCTGCGACGACCCTGCTGCTCGTGCTCCGCTTCGTCGAAGGCATCTTCCTCGGCGGGGAGTACACCGCTGCCACCCCGATGGCGCTCGAGTACGCCCCGCCGCACCGGCGGGGCCTGATCGGCGCGTTGATCCAGTGCGCGGCGAGCGGTGGCCCGCTCCTCGTGGCGGTCGCGATGGCACTGACCCTGTTGGTCGCGCCCAGCGGCGGGCTGGACTCGCCCTACGTGCAGTGGGGCTGGCGCCTGCCGTTCGTCCTCGGCTTCGTCCTGTCGTTCCTCGTCGCCTGGTTCCTGCGCCGCAGGGTCGACGAGTCGGAGATCCAGAAGCAGGCGGTCGCCGAGGCAGGGGAACAGGTGGAGTCGCCGGTGCGGATGATCCTGCGGGGCAGGCCGGGCCGGGCGTTCATCCAGGCGTGGGTGACGATGACGGGCCTCTTCTTCATCGTCACCGTGACCACCAGCGTTCTGAACCAGTTCCTGCTCCAGAACGAGGGCTACACCCCCGCGGACCTGGCCAACACCCAGCTGGTCATCCCGGTCTGCATGGCGTCGTACATCTTCTTCGGCTGGCTCTCCGACCACATCGGCCGCAAGCCTGCGCTCTACATCGGCGGCGCGCTCCAGCTGACGCTGTACCCCGTGGTGATCACGCTGGTGGGATCCGGGTCGGTCCGCGGGTGGTGGAACCTCACCCTCCTCGCGGTGGCGGCGCACTGCCTCACCGTCGCCCCGTTCGGCGTGCTGCCGGCATACATCAACGAGCGCTTCGCGACCATCGTCCGGTCCACCGGATGGGGCGTGGCCTACGGGACCGCGGTGATCATCCCGTCCTTCTTCTCCTACTACATGATCTGGCTCAGCGCCCTCGTGCCGTTCGTCCACACCGCGGGCATCCTGGCCGCGTTCGGCGCGATCCTGATCCTCGTCGCGACGATGTGCGGGCCCGAGACGAGGGGGATCGACCTGCGTCGTGCGGGAGAGGACGCGCACCGGGTGGACGTGACGCCCCCGGTCGGCGTCATACCCGCCCCGTCCCTCACCCCGGCGAA
- a CDS encoding GNAT family N-acetyltransferase codes for MSEQHVLDNPIRASLLGPHAHFAVRHGSAVRYPPDVCPFVALPDEPDLGAWTDLAALVGPDATAAVSAPRVEPPPGWEVLAEIAAVQLVDAGVEVDPDPEAVVLGPADVPEMLALVERTRPGPFLPRTVEMGTYLGIRHGGELVAMAGERLHPPGWTEISAVCTDVRFRGRGLATRLVLAVAAGIRERGEIPLMHAAVSNVNAIRLYESLGFTLRRHTRFVGLRALADAAVA; via the coding sequence GTGAGCGAGCAGCACGTTCTCGACAACCCGATCCGCGCCTCCCTCCTCGGCCCGCACGCGCACTTCGCGGTGCGGCACGGGTCGGCGGTGCGGTACCCACCCGACGTCTGCCCGTTCGTGGCGCTGCCCGACGAACCGGACCTCGGCGCGTGGACGGACCTCGCCGCACTGGTCGGGCCGGACGCCACCGCGGCCGTGTCGGCACCGCGCGTCGAGCCGCCGCCGGGCTGGGAGGTGCTCGCCGAGATCGCCGCCGTTCAGCTCGTCGACGCCGGTGTCGAGGTCGACCCGGACCCCGAGGCGGTGGTCCTCGGTCCGGCGGACGTGCCGGAGATGCTCGCCCTCGTCGAGCGGACCCGGCCGGGGCCGTTCCTGCCCCGCACCGTCGAGATGGGCACCTACCTGGGCATCCGACACGGCGGCGAGCTCGTCGCGATGGCGGGCGAGCGGCTGCACCCGCCGGGTTGGACCGAGATCAGCGCCGTCTGCACCGACGTGCGGTTCCGCGGGCGCGGGCTGGCCACGCGGCTCGTGCTGGCCGTCGCCGCGGGGATCAGGGAGCGCGGCGAGATCCCGCTGATGCACGCCGCGGTGTCGAACGTGAACGCGATCCGGCTGTACGAGTCGCTGGGCTTCACCCTGCGCAGGCACACCCGGTTCGTCGGCCTCCGCGCGCTCGCCGACGCGGCCGTCGCCTGA
- a CDS encoding carboxymuconolactone decarboxylase family protein yields the protein MTERLSRIAPEAMTPEQAEIYARFTGGKRTKSSFSLVHPEGGLIGPPNAWLLSPPLGRVFERIGWTMRYELQLSDRACEIAILLVAFHRESPFELYAHRKAGRAAGLTDTEIEGLATRTPPTFRSDEERTVFTTTLAILDHQNLDDAEYAAATATLGERGLFELVTLVGYYDQVATQLAIFGVEPPGDA from the coding sequence GTGACCGAGCGCCTGTCCCGCATCGCCCCGGAGGCCATGACCCCGGAGCAGGCGGAGATCTACGCCAGGTTCACCGGCGGCAAGCGCACGAAGTCGTCCTTCTCGCTCGTCCATCCGGAGGGTGGGCTCATCGGGCCACCGAACGCATGGCTGCTGAGCCCTCCCCTCGGGCGCGTGTTCGAGCGGATCGGCTGGACCATGCGGTACGAGCTCCAGCTCTCCGACCGGGCCTGCGAGATCGCGATCCTGCTCGTCGCGTTCCACCGCGAGAGCCCGTTCGAGCTGTACGCACACCGGAAGGCGGGGCGGGCCGCAGGCCTCACCGACACCGAGATCGAGGGTCTCGCCACCCGCACCCCGCCCACGTTCCGCTCCGACGAGGAGCGCACCGTCTTCACCACGACGCTGGCGATCCTCGACCACCAGAACCTCGACGACGCCGAGTACGCCGCGGCCACGGCCACGCTGGGCGAGCGCGGGCTCTTCGAGCTCGTGACCCTGGTGGGCTACTACGACCAGGTCGCCACCCAGCTCGCGATCTTCGGCGTGGAGCCGCCCGGCGACGCGTGA
- a CDS encoding 3-keto-5-aminohexanoate cleavage protein — protein sequence MIAAERVIISAAVTGSVHVPSQSDHLPITPEEIVAEALAAAEAGAAVIHLHARHAEDGRPAFEPAVFEEIIPPIAARCDAVVNITTGGASSMTIEERLAAATWFSPELASLNMGSMNFVFSGIAEKVTSWKHAWEKPYVENTYRRPFVNSFEQIEYALRELGERGGTRFEYECYDIGHLYTLAHFAERGLATPPFLIQGVFGILGGIGADHANLTHMVAIADKLFGDDYHFSAFAAGRHQMQFCTHSAWLGGHVRVGLEDNLYIGKGEKATSNAQQVRKAREILADLGKQIATPADVRRMLALKGAEKVVLQR from the coding sequence GTGATCGCCGCGGAGCGGGTGATCATCAGTGCCGCGGTGACGGGCTCGGTCCACGTGCCGTCGCAGAGCGATCACCTTCCGATCACGCCGGAGGAGATCGTGGCGGAGGCGCTGGCCGCGGCGGAGGCCGGGGCGGCGGTCATCCACCTCCACGCCCGCCACGCCGAGGACGGCAGACCGGCCTTCGAGCCGGCCGTCTTCGAGGAGATCATCCCGCCGATCGCCGCCCGGTGCGACGCGGTCGTCAACATCACGACCGGCGGGGCGTCGTCCATGACGATCGAGGAGCGGCTCGCCGCGGCGACCTGGTTCAGCCCGGAGCTCGCCTCGCTCAACATGGGGTCGATGAACTTCGTCTTCTCCGGCATCGCCGAGAAGGTGACCAGCTGGAAGCACGCGTGGGAGAAGCCCTACGTCGAGAACACCTACCGCAGGCCGTTCGTCAACTCCTTCGAGCAGATCGAGTACGCGCTGCGGGAACTGGGTGAGCGGGGCGGCACCAGGTTCGAGTACGAGTGCTACGACATCGGGCACCTGTACACGCTCGCGCACTTCGCCGAGCGCGGGCTCGCCACGCCGCCGTTCCTCATCCAGGGCGTCTTCGGGATCCTCGGCGGGATCGGGGCCGACCACGCCAACCTCACGCACATGGTCGCCATCGCCGACAAGCTCTTCGGCGACGACTACCACTTCTCCGCGTTCGCCGCGGGACGCCACCAGATGCAGTTCTGCACGCACAGCGCCTGGCTCGGTGGTCACGTCCGGGTGGGGCTGGAGGACAACCTCTACATCGGCAAGGGCGAGAAGGCGACCAGCAACGCGCAACAGGTGCGCAAGGCCCGGGAGATCCTCGCCGACCTGGGCAAGCAGATCGCGACGCCGGCCGACGTCCGGCGGATGCTCGCGCTCAAGGGCGCGGAGAAGGTGGTGTTGCAGCGATGA
- a CDS encoding HpcH/HpaI aldolase family protein → MFRELLRSSDRPVVGTFVKIPALEVAELLGEAGFDFVVIDTEHALLSVRDVYSLVVVYSRMGVAPLVRITDHGYGDAQRYLDAGAAGILVPHVSNAGQASAAMRQYLFPPEGTRGMGYASRAGLWGDLPGGPAEYVRVGQEDIARIAMIEEKESVDDLPAILTAPGVDAVFIGPGDLSLSMGEPAGSPAVHDAVTTCIATAVEAGVPVGTVVQGEDQIRLRAEQGCRFLLVGNDTGMFGTAARRITSTARSALAAPTADEED, encoded by the coding sequence GTGTTCCGTGAGCTGCTCCGATCCTCCGACCGGCCGGTCGTGGGCACCTTCGTCAAGATCCCGGCGCTCGAGGTGGCGGAGCTCCTCGGCGAGGCGGGCTTCGACTTCGTCGTCATCGACACCGAGCACGCGCTGCTCTCGGTCCGGGACGTCTACTCGCTGGTGGTCGTGTACTCGCGGATGGGCGTCGCGCCGCTGGTCCGGATCACCGACCACGGCTATGGCGACGCGCAGCGCTACCTGGACGCGGGCGCCGCCGGCATCCTCGTGCCGCACGTCTCCAACGCGGGACAGGCGAGCGCCGCCATGCGCCAGTACCTCTTCCCGCCCGAGGGCACCCGCGGCATGGGGTACGCGTCGCGGGCCGGGCTGTGGGGCGACCTCCCGGGCGGCCCCGCCGAGTACGTGCGCGTCGGGCAGGAGGACATCGCCCGGATCGCCATGATCGAGGAGAAGGAGTCCGTCGACGACCTACCGGCGATCCTGACCGCACCGGGCGTCGACGCCGTGTTCATCGGCCCCGGCGACCTCTCCCTGTCCATGGGGGAACCCGCCGGCTCACCCGCCGTCCACGACGCGGTCACCACGTGCATCGCGACGGCCGTGGAGGCCGGCGTGCCGGTCGGGACCGTCGTGCAGGGCGAGGACCAGATCCGGCTGCGCGCCGAACAGGGCTGCCGGTTCCTCCTCGTCGGGAACGACACGGGGATGTTCGGCACGGCCGCGCGGCGGATCACGTCGACGGCCCGCTCCGCGCTCGCCGCACCCACCGCAGACGAGGAGGACTGA
- a CDS encoding SDR family NAD(P)-dependent oxidoreductase, which produces MTTGLLAGKVVLVVGGSTGIGADAARVFAGEGASVMLAARSKDALAALTEEFTEAGHDVAYAPGDVSVGADVAGFVDATLDRFGRLDGAFNNAGINGQGRLDDVSEDDFDRIMAVNVKGTWLCLREEIRAMRESGGSIVNTSSVGGFRGNTGLGAYQATKHAVIGLTRTAAHDNGPLGIRVNVVAPGPTETPMLTQWRQNDPAAVERRIAAVPLRKAGTTTEVANAAAWLLSDRASQVTGVVLPVDGGYSA; this is translated from the coding sequence ATGACGACGGGACTGCTCGCGGGCAAGGTCGTGCTCGTCGTCGGTGGGAGCACCGGCATCGGGGCCGACGCCGCACGGGTCTTCGCCGGGGAGGGCGCCTCCGTCATGCTCGCCGCGCGGTCGAAGGACGCGCTCGCGGCGCTCACCGAGGAGTTCACGGAGGCGGGGCACGATGTCGCGTACGCCCCGGGTGACGTCAGCGTCGGAGCCGATGTCGCGGGATTCGTCGACGCCACCCTCGACCGGTTCGGCCGGCTCGACGGCGCCTTCAACAACGCCGGCATCAACGGGCAGGGCCGGCTCGACGACGTGTCGGAGGACGATTTCGACCGGATCATGGCCGTGAACGTCAAGGGCACGTGGCTGTGCCTGCGCGAGGAGATCCGGGCGATGCGCGAGTCGGGCGGGTCGATCGTCAACACCAGCAGCGTGGGCGGGTTCCGCGGCAACACCGGCCTCGGTGCGTACCAGGCCACGAAGCACGCGGTCATCGGCCTCACCCGCACCGCCGCGCACGACAACGGGCCGCTCGGCATCCGCGTCAACGTGGTCGCCCCCGGGCCGACCGAGACCCCGATGCTCACGCAGTGGCGGCAGAACGACCCGGCGGCCGTGGAACGCCGGATCGCCGCGGTACCCCTGCGGAAGGCAGGCACGACCACGGAGGTGGCCAACGCCGCCGCGTGGTTGCTGAGCGACCGCGCGAGCCAGGTCACCGGCGTCGTCCTGCCCGTCGACGGCGGGTACTCGGCCTGA
- a CDS encoding protein adenylyltransferase SelO: MSVSAGPLLQFDHSYARELPRLSVPWTAAPVPSPALLVLNEELAGELGLDDEALRTPAGVALLVGAGLPEDARPVAQAYAGHQFGAYQPRLGDGRALLLGELVDRRGQRRDLHLKGSGRTPFARGGDGKAAVGPMLREYVMGEAMHALGVPTSRALAVVATGDQVVRETLLPGAVLARVAASHLRVGTFQYAAAAGDPALVRQLADHAIARHFPDAAEAADPYLEFYRQVVDAQASLVARWMLVGFVHGVMNTDNTTISGETIDYGPCAFIDAYDPAAVFSSIDHGGRYAYRNQPGIAQWNLARLGEVLLPLIDDDVDAAVGAATEVVISFVERYEGYWADGMVAKLGLEAPDASLFRDLLALLHAQHVDFTRFFRTLSSHLRPDHPHRGQARSLFTEPEAFDAWSARWEALLPPDRHAVAAAMDRVNPVYIPRNHVVEDALAAATAGDMAPFHRLVEVVSQPFVEREGLDRYAEPAPAGSRPHVTYCGT, encoded by the coding sequence ATGAGCGTCAGCGCCGGACCGCTGCTGCAGTTCGACCACTCCTACGCCCGCGAGCTGCCCCGCCTGTCGGTGCCGTGGACGGCCGCGCCGGTACCGTCGCCCGCCCTGCTGGTCCTCAACGAGGAACTGGCCGGTGAGCTGGGGCTCGATGACGAGGCGTTGCGGACGCCGGCGGGTGTCGCGCTTCTCGTGGGTGCCGGGCTTCCGGAGGATGCGCGTCCCGTCGCGCAGGCATACGCGGGCCACCAGTTCGGCGCCTACCAGCCCCGGCTGGGCGACGGGCGGGCGCTGTTGCTCGGCGAGCTCGTCGACCGCCGGGGGCAGCGACGTGACCTGCACCTGAAGGGTTCCGGGCGCACCCCCTTCGCCCGCGGTGGGGACGGCAAGGCGGCGGTGGGGCCGATGCTGCGGGAGTACGTGATGGGGGAGGCGATGCACGCGCTGGGCGTCCCCACCAGCCGCGCGCTCGCGGTGGTCGCCACCGGGGACCAGGTCGTGCGGGAGACGCTGCTGCCCGGTGCGGTGCTGGCGCGGGTCGCGGCGAGCCACCTGCGGGTCGGCACGTTCCAGTACGCGGCCGCGGCAGGTGACCCGGCGCTCGTGCGGCAGCTGGCGGACCACGCGATCGCGCGGCACTTCCCCGACGCGGCCGAGGCGGCCGACCCCTACCTGGAGTTCTACCGGCAGGTCGTCGACGCGCAGGCGTCGCTCGTGGCGCGTTGGATGCTCGTCGGATTCGTGCACGGCGTCATGAACACCGACAACACCACGATCTCCGGGGAGACCATCGACTACGGCCCCTGCGCGTTCATCGACGCCTACGACCCCGCCGCGGTCTTCAGCTCGATCGACCACGGCGGCCGCTACGCCTACCGCAACCAACCCGGCATCGCCCAGTGGAACCTCGCCCGGCTGGGCGAGGTACTGCTTCCGCTGATCGACGACGACGTGGACGCGGCGGTAGGGGCCGCCACCGAGGTGGTGATCTCGTTCGTCGAGCGGTACGAGGGGTACTGGGCGGACGGCATGGTCGCGAAGCTCGGCCTGGAGGCGCCGGACGCGTCGCTGTTCCGGGACCTGCTGGCGCTGCTGCACGCCCAGCACGTGGACTTCACGCGGTTCTTCCGGACGCTGTCGTCGCACCTGCGCCCGGATCATCCGCACCGTGGGCAGGCGCGGTCGCTGTTCACCGAGCCGGAGGCGTTCGACGCGTGGTCGGCTCGGTGGGAGGCCCTGCTGCCCCCGGACCGCCACGCCGTGGCGGCGGCGATGGACCGGGTCAACCCCGTCTACATCCCGCGCAACCACGTGGTGGAGGACGCGTTGGCCGCGGCCACCGCGGGGGACATGGCGCCGTTCCACCGCCTCGTCGAGGTCGTCTCCCAACCGTTCGTCGAGCGTGAAGGGCTGGACCGCTACGCCGAACCGGCGCCGGCGGGCAGCCGCCCCCACGTCACCTACTGCGGCACCTGA